In Miscanthus floridulus cultivar M001 chromosome 8, ASM1932011v1, whole genome shotgun sequence, the sequence atatcattagatagatctttgaatctattttcataataaatttatatgAAGATACAAATGatgtacgtattttctacaaatctagttaaACTTACGGCACGAAAACCTAAAACGACAGTTAATTTGGCACGGAGGGAGTAGTTCAAAAGTGCAAAATGGTGCATCACTCATTTTATGCATACCCGACACAAATCAACGATGCAACTAAACAAGCTAACTTCAAGAACCATGTCAAATACACTGAAGACAGGTTTTGGAATAACATAATTGCAGTCGTCTTTGTTGCAATGTACAAGCTACTTACTTCAAGATAGAAAAAGTGAGAATACATGCAATCACAGATATCACACTGTAATCTGTAATTCGTAAAACAAAACTTTCATAGCTTCAGAAAAGCTCAAAGGAGGTCATAACAAACTTATGCATCTAGAGCCTATATAAGCCGGCAGAACAAACAGTTCAAACAGAACTGAGATCTCTTGCGTGCTCCAAAGATGTAGCACATCTTTGCCCACTGTCTATCTCTACCACACCTCAAGCCATTTGAAAATTACTCGGTTGGCTTGTCCGGGTCATCTTCCTCAGGTTCTTCCTTGTCTGGATCATCCTCTTGTGGCTCCTCCTGAGGTGGTGgttgttcttcctcttcctcttcttcatcgtcatcTAGAGGATCATCAGCCGGTAATGGATGCGGTAATGGTGTCTTCATTGGGCTGAACTTAGGGAAGATATCAGGTCTCCTTCCAGGCTTTGGTCTCTCCCATTCCTAGCAACATTCAAACAACATTAGAAATTAATCTTGATGTCAATATATTGAAGCGAAAAGAAGTGTATGAAACATATCTAAATCACTATAGTCATGTTTTGTTGTGGACGCTTTCATTGGAAAGCAGTacactaggaagaagaagaagaagagggcgcCAGCTCTAGTGGCTGATTCTGGGCCATAGTTATCTGTTAGGGGAGCTGCTGATACAAGTTTGGATCTGGAGAGTAAGAATAGGAGATTGGTTAGCAGGTTTGGTTAGCAGGTTTGCTAGTGTACAGCCGGCCATTAGGGGATATAACTAAGGGCCAGCTGATTGTGAGGGGTAAGTAGAAGCAGAGTACTGTTGATCAGAGCCTCCAAGAGAGGGCGATCTGGCTCTGCTGCTGCCATTGCTGCGGTTTAGCCATTGTTGAATAATCCCAGATCACCAATAAACCATCCAGTTCCCTAGCCCTATCATGTTTGAACAATATTTTGCTAGGCTGGACAGATCGTCCACACGACCACACCAACGGCTAGAATAATCATTGAAAAAGTTGCAACAGATCTGCAATCGCTAGTTCCCTactttggttataaaagaaaaccATTACCAAGAAATGCCTATCTTCATATATCACAACATGTAATACATACAGTCATGAAGCCATTTACATAGTCTGGCCTTAAAAAATTAAGGCAGTGAGTTCACCAAAAACAGGTCATGACTGCTCGTCACAGCATTCTATCACTTTGATAATGGAAGACTATTACAAAGAAAAGAATATATAGAAGCTACACATTCTGAAGGCACCACACTGCTCGGCTGCACTTACcaggctgcagctgcagctgctgttGCACAAATCTAAACTAAGATTAGTAGTGCATATATGCGGCCACAGCAGCTGCAGCTGCCAAATAGTGTACAGTCAGTATTTAGGAGCGAATATAAATTTGAAGCTCCAGATATCTATTAGCACAACAAGCTACTACCCCAGAAAGTCTATGGCAATAAAAGTTTATGTTTGGACAGATGAAATTATCACATTCATAATAAATCAGTAAGCTTAAATAAAAATTATCATTTTCGCAGGGGTATCTTCGCCAGACATATACGAAATGGTAAAACCCTAAAAAATAGATGAAGGCCGAAACCACATCTGAAGCTAAAGCATAAGGAAGTAGTCCACACCACAACCTATGTATCTTTTCTACCGCTTTTGTCTACCCCGATCCCTAAACCGGTGCTTGGTCAGCTTAACTGACCCAAAAATTAAGCCTCCAATCTCACCAGGACAAGCTGTTAAAATTAAATGAACTGAAGGTAAGTTGAAGAGCTAAGAGAATTACGATGGGGAAATCCAGGGGCGACCGCTTGGTAATCTTCTCCTCGTCGGGCGCCGCGCAGACCACGAGCGCGTCCCACCTGCGCCGCCTACCAGCGGGAACCGGCACACGCGCGAGGTCGAAGGAAGCCGACGCGGAGACGCCGAGGGCGCCCGGCGCAGCCGCCACCGGCGGGGCGGCGGCCGGAGCCGAGAGGCACCACGGGGACGCCATGCGCGAGGAGGGAGCTCAAGGGCCCTCGGTTCGCCGCCTGGGCTGCTGGCTGGCTGGAGGAGTCGGGTTGGAATTTGGGTTCCGTCTCCGTGGGGCTTGGTGGAGTAGCGGCGGCTTGTgaaccaccggcggcggcggctgtctcTAGAGAGTGGAGACCGCCTTCGGTTCTGCCTGCGGGGCGATAAGAGTCGACTTCGACTCTTCGAGTCGGCAACACTCGCAGCACTCACGTACGCGCTGCGTGTCCGGCCGGCCAGCGACTGCACGGGCGCTTATTCCAGCCCACCGAGAGTAGGACCCAGACCGACAAATGAATTAGGCCCATTCCCATGTATTGGGCCCTTTTTGGTGGACCGGAGTGAACCAGCAACTAATTCGGCCCGAGTCGTCTCCGTTCGAGAGACCCGTGGGCCGTGGCGAATTGCGGAGCCGCCAAAAAAAAATCATAACGTCCGCGTGTGCAACGTGTGCATGCAGCAGCATCTAGCGAAGAAACGCGAGTGTGTGCACGCACGCACGGACGTTTCCAAGTGCCGAACACACGCAGTCTACGGACGGGACGGGACGAGCTGCATGCATATGCGCCTAGCAGCAGAGATTGTTGAAAACTGGTAGCAGCAGCTGCTGCGAGAGCAAGACGTACAGATGGCAGCAGAGGTAGTGGTCGTCCTTTCACCTTTTTGTCTCACCCCCTGGACGGAGCGCCCCGTATTTTTGACCGGCGATCGCAGGGGGGGATTTGTTTAACCCGTACGTACGCGCACACGGCGTAACCGAGGGGCGTTAAGCGTGTTCTTCGACAGCTTCCCAGATTAACCCCGCCCGTTCAACGGCATGTGTTTCACTTTTTCACCGCCCAGTAGTACATCAGGCAGGCAGCCTCTGCGTGGCTAGCGCCGCCCGCCCCGCCAGCCCGGCCGCCTGGACGCACCCCGGCCGGCTCCGCGCGCTTTGACGGTCAAAGCTCGCCTGGGCAGGAAGCACGGGAACCGAGCGCAGGACCGGTCCGGACGCCAATATTCTATCCCAGGATCAATACGCCGCTCGTGGCCGCCTGTACGTACTGATGCGCTACCTAGCTACCCTGCTGGGTGGAGGAGAAGGTGGTGGGTGGTGGCTCCGTGGCTGGCGCGCGCGGCCGAGGAGGATCCCATGCATAGTGCAGCGGTGCTGTGCATGGGGAAGCTACACGGCGCCTCACGTGCACCGTGGAAAACACCAACGGCTGCCTCTGCCTGTGTGGGATGCACTGGTACTGGCCCGCGCGCAGAGAATAACTAGGTGAAGGGCAGGGCGAGGACCGACATTTTCGGACGGGGCCAGGGCGCCAGGCCATGCGAGAGTCGCGGTAGCAGGGCAGGACTATAGCCAGCCTGCTGACATGCAAGTTGTTCTCCGTGCTGCATGTGGTGGAGATATATTTACAATGTGATCTCACTGGTGAgatcgatatatatatatatgtggaagcATGTTTGGCGCAGGTGTTGCGTGTAGGTGTAGAGACTGTTTTCACTCATGGGCTTGCGGAAAAGCGTGCTACCTAGTTGATGATCTGCATGCATGTGTAACATGTAGGACGACGGCAAATTGCATGTAAAATGCATACTCTCTGGCACAAATTGATGGCCATGCATATCTCGATGATGGCTGGATTATGTGATCTTAATAGATTACAAGCaggtatgtatgtatatatacacTCATATGTATGTATCGTGAATCGTGATGCTACACATGCTTGTACACATGTGCTCGCGTTTGTTTCATCCTAACTCAAAGGCTTGTTATGGATGTTCAATTCAGTACGGAGTTCACCCTagcttagctagctagctaccaaCCTACTACTCCACTGTAGTAGCCGACCTGTGCTACCTGATCGCCTTGACATGCATATTTCTTCTCCGCGTGTAATCTATCCCTGTCTGGTCCTGGGAAAACTGCACATGCATGGCCGGCTCCGCGCCGAGACGTTTAGGGCACTCCTCCGGTGCGTGCAGCAGCACTGTTACGGTACGATCCTCCTCCACCCCTAGTGTGCCCGGAAGACAAGGGTGTGTGTCCTCGTAGAGGGCACAGCTTGCAACCCCAGCGCCCCTACTCTATTCGGAGTCACCGTGACCTTTCTTTAAGCTCAACCTTTCTCGCGCTTTGGGGCTGGACGGGCGCTTCTCGATACGGAGAGAgagaggtgtgtgtgtgtgtagggggagagagagagagagagagggctcgCTCCCGACTGATGCGGAGAAGACCGTGGGTCTGGATCATTTGATTATGGTACCAAGGAATGATCAAGAAAAGATAACTGTAGAACGCATTAGAATATATATCTGTGACCAGAGAAGGCACGCAGAGAGTGAGCCTTCACACTAGCTATACATACTGACACTTGCAGTTTCTTTCAGTCTTGCATTTTCAGAATCAGCCTATTTgcttgttgatttcagccagTGCTTATCAGCGTGCTATGGTATaatattttctctcacaataaaccagcaccagccgaacttatcagcccagaaaccaatcagTGAACATGCTCAATATAGCAAGTAGGAGTAGCTAGGTGATTTGACGTGTCTGCACTGGCGCAATTCGTCGAAAAGCTAATACTAAACCACCAAATCTTTGACAGCCTattcggcaggccgtaaacgattgtatacgatcgtggattataagttagaataatatttttctctcacactaaaccaaccAGCAGAACAGGCTGTGAGTCTTTGTCTATCACTGCGCTCTGAAACAAAGCTGTTTATTTCTCGCAGGACAACTCTGGAACTGCTCTGCTCGAAGACGGCCTCTACTTCTCAAGAACATCAACGCTAGTACTAGCAGCTAGCAGTACAGTGAACGAACTCATCACTCACAAAAGTGATGAAGTGTTCGAGAACACGCATACGTACATACGAGAACATTCAGCTCAGCTACAGTGGCATTGGTTGGCTTCAGGCACGCCCGCTGCAAAAACCAGAAACTGATCTCCGAAATGCGGGGTTCAATTCGGTCAGTCGCGTCCAAGCAAGGTCATACATACCAGTAGTCCAATCCAGCGACTCACCTCGAAAGCACCAGCCCCCACCGAATATTATAGAGCGGGCAAGCCTAGGCTGCCGCCGCTGCCCGCGTAGCCTTGTGCCCTATTAGCGGCGGGCGGGTTGGAACTCGGAGGCGCACGCGCGGGCCGGCGGACGGCCGCGCATGCCGCGGCTCGCGACATGTCAGAGATCGATCGGCTACTAGCTTCCGGCTTCCACAGGTGTGCGTGCGGGGGGGCTGGTTTGACCGCGCCGCGGCGAGCGCGAGcccttctttttttcttctttttttttacgGGAATCTTTCGCTGGATTCGCCGTCGTTGGACGGGACGAACCGTCCGCACAGTACCTGCCGGTCGCGCGCGCATGCATGCACGCGTCGGCGCGGCGCACCGCGCACACGGTTGGCGCGTGCACACACCTAtcgcatgctgctgctgctgcttccgaTTGATTGAGATCCAAGGAAATG encodes:
- the LOC136474228 gene encoding uncharacterized protein produces the protein MASPWCLSAPAAAPPVAAAPGALGVSASASFDLARVPVPAGRRRRWDALVVCAAPDEEKITKRSPLDFPIEWERPKPGRRPDIFPKFSPMKTPLPHPLPADDPLDDDEEEEEEEQPPPQEEPQEDDPDKEEPEEDDPDKPTE